Within Paenibacillus sp. RUD330, the genomic segment GGCTGTCCTTCCGACCGCCGGTCAGCGCAGGATGATGACGGCTGACGCTTCTCCAGCGAAGCCGTCCAGGACGACGGCTCCATCCGCAAGCCGCGCTCCTTCTCCGGCAACCTCTGCGATCTCGCCGGTTCCTCCGTGCAGCGAGAGGCGCAGCGGCTTGCCGGAACCGCTCGCGCGCAGCTCGAGGCGGCTGCCCGAGCGGCTGACCTGCGCCTTCAGCTGCACCGCTCCGGACGTATCGCATACGGCCGCGCTCGCGCTCGCTCCGTCCTCCAGCGCGTACAGCGCCAGCTCTACGGAATCGGCGTAGTCGTAGTCCGGACGGCTGTCGACCGCGCCGAGCGCGAGCAGCGTGTTCGGCCGCACGAGCAGCGGCAGGCTGAGGAAGCCGTGGCGTTCCTTGCGCCAGCGTCCGCCCTCGACGGCTTCGCCGGTGAGCAGCGAGGTCCATCGGCCTTCCGGCACGTAGTAGCTGACGTCGCCGGACTCCGAGAATACCGGCGCGACCAGCAGCGAGCCGCCGAGCATGTACTGGCGGTCCAGCGTTTCCGCCGCCGGATCCTCCGGGAACTCCAGCAGCATGGCGCGCATGCCGGGCACGCCTTGCTCCCGCGCTTCGACGGCAACGCTGTAGAGGTAAGGCATCAACTTCATTTTCAGCTTGGTGAACGTCCGCGTCACTTCGACGGATTCCTCGTCGTAGGCCCAAGGCACCCGGTACGACGTGCTTCCGTGCAGCCTGCTGTGGGTGGACAGCAGGCCGAACTGCAGCCAGCGCTTGAACACATGCGCCGGGGCGGTGTTCTCGAAGCCGCCGATGTCGTGGCTCCAGAAGCCGAAGCCGCTCAGCCCGAGCGACAGGCCGCCCCGCAGGCTCTCTGCCATCGACTCGTAATCCGCGTAGCAGTCTCCGCCCCAGTGGACCGGGAACTGCTGGCCGCCCGCCGTCGCCGAACGGGCGAACACAGCGGCCTCGCCGCGGCCGAGCTTGCGCTCCAGCGCCTCGAATACGACCTTGTTGTAGAGGAAGGTGTAGTAGTTGTGCATGCCCTCGGGATGGGCTCCGTCCTGGTAGGCGACATCCGTCGGGATGCGCTCGCCGAAGTCCGTCTTGAAGCTGTCCACGCCCATGTCCATCAGCTCGTCGAGGTACCCGGCGTACCAGGCGCAGGCATCCGGATTCGTGAAGTCGACCAGCGCCATGCCCGGCTGCCACAGATTGGTCTGCCAGACGTCGCCGTTCGGCTTGCGCACCAGATAGCCCCTGCTCCGCCCTTCCTCGAACAGCCGCGAGCGCTGCCCGATGTACGGGTTGATCCAGACGCAGATCTTGAGCCCCTTCTCCTTGAGGCGCGCCAGCATGCCGGCCGGATCCGGGAATACCCTCTCGTCCCATTTGAAGTCCGTCCAGTGGAATTCCTTCATCCAGAAGCAGTCGAAATGGAAAACCGACAGCGGCAGATCCCGCTCCGCCATGCCGTCCACGAAGGCGTTCACCGTCGCCTCGTCATACTCCGTCGTGAACGAGGTCGACAGCCATAGCCCGAACGTCCAGGCCGGCGGCAGCGCCGGCTTGCCGGTCAGATCCGTGTAGCGGCCGAGCACCTCCTTCGGCGTCGGTCCGTCGATGACGAAGTATTCAAGCGCTTCGCCGGGAATGCTGAACTGCACCTTCTTCACCTTTTCCGAGGCGATCTCCAGCGAGACCGCGCCGGGATCGTTGATGAACACTCCATAGCCTCGGCTCGTCAGGTAAAAAGGAATGTTCTTGTAGGCCTGCTCCGAGCTCGTGCCTCCATCCCTGTTCCAGATGTCGACGGCCTGGCCGTTCTTCACGAAGGCGGTGAAGCGCTCGCCGAGCCCGTAGACGAGCTCGCCGACCGACAGGTCCAGCTCCTCGCGCATGTAGGCTTCTCCGTCCGGACCCGTCACATGGGCGATCGACTTGAAGCCGCTGCCCGTCAAGCGCTCTCCGCTGCGGAAGAACGAAACCGAGCACTGCCCGCCCTTGTCGATCCGCACGCTCAGATTCCCGCTCTTCAGCTCCGCGTAGGCGTCCGTCTCCGTCGTCTCGGCATGTCCGGCAGCGGCGGCATCCCCGCCATGAAGCCCGAAATGCGGCCCGCGGTCGACGGCACCCTCGAAATGACTCAGCTTGACCCCGATCACTCCCGGCAGCGGGGAGTGGAAGCGGATCGTCAGCAGCTGCGTATTGATCATGCTGCCCCGTCCCGTCAGCGGCGTCGTGGAGGCATAAGCCGTCAGCACCCCGTCTTCAGCCCGGCAATCGTGAACCTGCATGGCGCTCTCTACGGAGTAGCCCTCCCGGATCAGCCAGTTTCCGTCCGTGAATTTCACTTCGCACCCATCCTTTATCCCGTGAATTGTAAGCGTTATAATAACAGTATACGGCGGCATTCAAGATGAATCTTGCATATAATCGCGCATTTTATTGCACGATTCTGATGTATTGTTCATGACCTTCAAAGGGGCTGGGAACATGGAAGAGCTCGACCGAAGCTTATTCAAGGAAGAGAACGTCCGGGACGGAGCCGGGAGGCTGTTCGGAAGCTATGAATACCGGTACGGTCCCGGCGAGCATGTCGTCGACGCGCACTGGCACAACGAGATGGAATGGTTTTATGTGGCGGAGGGCGAGGTGCGGTTCCAGGTCGGGGTGGACACGCTCGTGCTCCAGGCCGGCGAGGCCGCGTTCGTGGACGCCGGGGAGCTGCATGCCGGGCATGCCAGCGGCTCCGCAGGATGCAGCTTCTATGCGCTCGTATTCGATCCCGCCCTGCTGTCCGGGGCCGTCTATGATGCCGTAGAAGAGAAGCTGATCCAGCCGCTGCGGGACCGCTCCGCGACGTTCCCCCGCCGCGCTCTGCCCGATGCCGGCCTCGGAAGCGGCCTGCTGGAGGAGCTTGCGGCCATCCGCAAGGCTTGCCGGGAGCAGAAGCCCGGATACGAAGCCGAGGTGAAGGGACGGCTGCTGCTCATGCTGGCCGTCCTGCATGCGGACGGGGAAGCGGCGGACCGGCGGATCCGTCACGAAGCGGCCCGCCCGCCCGAAGGCGACGCGCTCAAGGTCGAGCGGCTGAAGCGGGTTATCGAGTTTATCCGGCTCCACTACGGCCAGCCCATCCGGATCGCCGAGCTTGCCGCGCTCATCCCGCTCAGCGAAGGGCAGTTCATCCGCTTTTTCCGCGGCATGACCGGCCAGACCCCGATCGGGTACATCAAGGCGTACCGGATCAGGCAGGCCGCGCTGCTGCTCCGGGAGACGGACCGCCGGATAGCCGATATCGCGCTGGAGACCGGCTTCGACAACGTCAGCTACTTCATCCGCAGCTTCCAAGCGGCGATGAAAAGCACGCCATCGGACTTCCGGCGGCGGCGCGAACCGGCCCGGTAAGCCGCGCTTGCGATTTCTCCCGACCCACAGTTGTCACATTTGCTGCCGATTGGAGCGAAACCAAGCCTCCCTCCGAGCGTGTTACCTAGAGACGACTCATGTCCAAGAAACCGCCTAGGAGGCTCTCTATGCTTACCAGTGCCGTCGGTCGCTTCCGTCTCATCAGCCTGCTCGAAGGCTCCTCCTTCCTGATCCTGCTCTTCATCGCCATGCCTCTGAAATATTGGGGAGACTGGCATGCGGGCGTGACGATCGTAGGAGGAGCGCACGGAGCCCTGTTCGTCCTCTATATGTTCGCCCTGCTGCATGCCGTCATCGCCGCCCGCTGGAAGCTGATGCGCGTCGCCGGAGCGTTCGCAGCCGCCTTCATCCCTTTCGGCACGTTCGTGCTGGACTCGCGCATCCGGAAAAATCCATAACTGCCCGGCCTGTTCGGACGCAAGGGAAATCGCCGCTTGCCCGCCTTCGGCTGGTCAGCGGCTTTTTTCCGCGCGGCGTGACGGCAAGCGGAACAAGGGCTGTATCCGGAGCATCGCGCTCGGATACAGCCCTTGTTTTTTATGCCTGTTGCAGCCTTTTCACAGCCTTATCCAAGCCGGAACCTCGACAAGCGGACATCTCCGCTCGGCAAGAGGGCAAGCGTTCTTCGCTCCATGCCTTCCGGGCTCGCGGGCAGCGTCACCTTTTCCTCCAGATGTGTCCAGGCCTGCGGCCCTCCGGTGCGGGGCACCGGGCAGCGGCCGACGAGCGGCCCTTCCGGGCCGTCCAGGCGCAGCTCGATCATGCCGGCTCCCGCACCGGCGACGCGAGCCTCGAAGACCGCTTCTCCCTCAGGCAGCAGGCAGTCGCGGAACAGCAGCCAGCCGCTCCCGCCGGCAGGTGCCGCGCTGTCGCCGCCTTCCGTGCACGCATCGATGCGGATCGATCCGCAATCATCGTAATGAACGGCCGGGGTCCACAGGTTCAAGCTCCGCGGCGGGATCTCTTCCCCGGCGATGTCCAGCTCCGCCATGCAGCGGATATCGGCCGAGCTCGCTCCGGCCATCAGCATGCAGCGGCCGCGCTCCAGCGCGAAGCGGCCGCGTGTCACGTCCCACACTTCCAGCTCCCGGCTGTCGAGCGCGAACGGAACCGTCGCCGTCTCTCCCGGCTGCAGCGCCACTCGCTTGAACCCGGCCAGCTTGCGAAGCGGCCGCTTGACGCGGGAGCCCTCTACCCGGACATACAGCTGGACGACCTCGTCCGCTGCCATTTTGCCTGTATTGGCGACCTCAAGCGAGACGAGAGCCGTCTCTCCGGCTGCGACGGCTTCGCGGTCGACGGTCAGTCCGCCGTAGCGGAATTCGGAATAGGACAGTCCGTGCCCGAACGGATACAGCACCTCGCCCGGCCAATATTGATACGTGCGGCCCTGCCGGATCACATCGTAGTCGAACAGCGGCGGCAGCCCTTCCTCGGAGCGGTACCAGGTCATCGGCAGGCGGCCCGCCGGGCTGTAATCCCCGAACAGCGCTCCCGCCACCGCGCTTCCGAGCTCCTGTCCTGCATGGCATACCTGCAGCAGGGAAGGTACGGCCTCCTCCGTCCCTTCCAGCGCGAACGGATAGCTGCTCACGAGCACGACTGCCGTCCGCGGATTGGCGGCCGCAACCGCCCGGATAAGAGCTTGCTGCGATTCCGCCAGCGCCAAGCCCGTACGGTCGGCATCCTCCTTGCCCCCGATGAACGGCTGGTTGCCGACGACGATGACGGCGGCCGATGCAGCCGCCGCTGCCGCTGCAGCCGTCTCCAGACCGCGGCTGACGATCTCGATCGCGAACCGCTCCGGCTTGGACGGCTTTTGCCGCCGCCTCATGCGCTCGGCTCTTGCCGCCTCCTCGGCGGCACCGGGATTGGCGGCGTCGGCAGCGTCGAAATTCTCCGGCCCGTCCTGAGAGACCGGCATCAGCCTGCCTTCGGCAGCCATGCCGACCGGCGTGCCGTTCCAGGTCAGCAGCAGACCGCCTTCTTCTTCCTCCTTCAGGGAGAATACTTCCTTCACGAACCAGCCGCGTGCCTCTGCAGCCGCAGCTTCCAGCCCCTCTTCCCCTTCCGTGACGAGCAGGCCGCTGGAAAGGGCGCGAAGAGTGAGATTGCCGCAGCCCCAATCCGTCCGCTCGAAGGTCTCGGCCGACTCGCTGTTCTCTGCATCCGCCGTCAAAGCCCGTGCTTGACCGACATAACGGCCGCTCGACAGGCTGCGCAGCCGGACGATGTCGCTACCCGTTTGAAAATCTGCTTCGCCCGCAGAGCCAAGCCGTTCGCGGATGCCCGCCAGCGGTGTTACCCGGTATGGCGGAGTGCCGCTGTACCAATCGACGAACGCCTCGTCCGCCAGCGGCCCGATGACCGCGATGGAGCCGTCCGCCGGCAGCGGCAGCAATGGAGTCACGCCCCGGGACCCGCTGCGCGGAAATTCCGGAGCCCCGTCCGGAGCTTCGTTGCGCAGCAGCACGACCGACTCTCTGGCCGCTCTGCGCGCCAGGGCTGCGTGCTCCGGAGCGCACAGCCGCGATTCCGGCACGTCCGCGTATGGATTTTCCGCATCCCATTCGCCTAGCCGAATCCGCACCGAGAACGTATGGACGAGCGCGCGGTCGAGGTCGCCCTCATCCAGCAGCCCTCGATCCAGCGCGTCCCGCACAGCCCGATGCACCGTCTCGGAGTCGTCGGTGATGCTGTCGATGCCGCTGCGGATGGACTGCGCCACCGCCTCGGCATACGAAGCCAGGAAGCCGTGATCGTTCACGGTTCCAAGCACGTCGCCTGCGTCGCTGACGACAAAGCCGTCCATGCCCCACTCGTCCCGAACGATGCCGTTGACGTCCTCGAGCAGATTGCAAGGGATCCCGTTGACGCTGTTGTAAGCCGTCATCATGGAGACCGCCCCGCCCTCGCGGAACGCCGGCTCGAATGCCTTGAGGTAATACTCCCGCTTGTTGCGGGGATCGATGCTTGCGGAGAAGAAGCCGCGCTCCTTCTCGTTGTTGTTGGCGTAGAAATGCTTCAGCGTCGCCGCAGCCCGCAGATAGAACGGATCGTCTCCCTGCATGCCCCGCACCAGCGAAGCCGTCAGCTTGCCCGTCAAATAAGGATCCTCTCCGTAGGCCTCCTCCGTGCGCCCCCAGCGCGGGTCCCGCTCCATGTCGACCGTCGGAGCCCAGATCGTCAAGCCGTTGCGCTCCGGATCGCGGCCGTAATACACCCTCGCCTCCTCGGAGATGGCCTTTCCGATCTCTTTCATGAGCTCGTCGTTCCAGGTGGCGGCAAGCCCAATCGGCTGCGGGAACACGGTCGCTTCCCCGAGCCAGGCGATGCCGTGCGCCCCCTCGGTTCCATGTTTGTATTTGGCGATGCCGAGGCGCGGAATCTCTGCCTGATACTGGCTCATCAGCGAGATCTTCTCCTCCAGCGTCAGCAGGGCTACGAGGCTCTTCGCCCGCTCCTTGAGCGGCAGGCCAGGGTTAAGAAAGGGATACGCGTACGTTCCGGTGCTCATGGTCGGCAGCTCCTTGTCTCGTCTCGATTTCTCTCTGCCCTTCCCGGGCAAAAGAGGACTGAGACTAGCATAAGGTCGTACGGCCGCTTCCGGTACCCCGCAAATTGATGGCGTTTTCATGTTGAATTTAGTGTCGAGGCGATTGAATGCCTGCCTGCATCCTTGCGCCTTTCCAGTTTCAATATTGAATGTCTGCACGGCGGGTTTCATATTGTTTTATCGATATTAAAAAACATTCTAACCATCTCTTTTTCTCCTATCGGACATAGGTTCCGCTATTCCATTGATTTTTGGCCTATTTAAACGTTAGCGGACATACGATCCGCTATTTTGTCGTTAATATTCTTATAGCAATAGGATTTTGTGAAATAAGGGATCGTATGTCCGATACAGCCGCCGTCATGCGATTTTCGCTGATCGTATGTCCGATACAGCCGCCGTCATGCGATTTTCGCTGAAATAGCGGATCGTATGTCCGACTAGCGGTTCAATTCGCAGTTCGATCAGCTATTCAATCGTCATTTCAACCGTCAGTTCAACCGTCAGGTTCAATCTTCAGTTCAATCTTCAGTCCGATCGGCAGTTCGATAGCGCTTCATTAGCGTTCCTATCGGCAGCCCGCTGAAAGGCAAAGTGAAGGAACTCGACATCAATGCGTACAAAATGGGACGGGTTCCAACCAGCTGGCTCCGCCTCTTGCAGCCTTTCATAGCGATCGAGAAGAAACCACATCCACAATACCGTGGTATAACTAAAATCAGATATGTACTTTCATAATTTAAACCTTAAAGGGGACGAGTATGATGGCAAATATCGAGCACTTGCAGACGGTGAACGTTCCGGCTTCAACGGTATATGAAGCTTTGACCACGGCAAAAGGACTTTCAGAAATATGGACAAATGAACTGATCGTCAATGATCAGATCGGTGGGATAAATGAGTTCCTATTCGGCGGAAAAGGCATAACGAAGATGCGGGTTGATGAGCTTGTTCCCGATAAAAAGATTTTGTGGACATGCGTAGATTCAGATCCGGAATGGATAGGTACGGTTATTTCTTTTGACATGGAGGAAAAAAACGGGAGAACTTCAATCCTTTTTCGGCAGATGAATTGGAAGGAAGTGACCTCGTTTTATCGTTTATGCAATTATAACTGGGCTATTTTTTTGTACAGCCTCAAACAGTACTGCGAAGAAGGCGAGGGTCTTCCGTATCAAAAAAGGAAGTTTTAGATCGCATATTGAAAACGCGGACGGGCCGACTGAACACATGATCCCGACAACTTCCATTCATGTGAAAATCCCTGCTCTCCTTGAAAGAGCAGGGATTGCTTGTTCAGAAGCGATCCAAAGCTTAATCGTATCCGAAAGACCCGTCAAATCAGAGAAAGGATCCTTTACTGCCCATTACAGCCCGCATTAGCACTGTTGCCCGCTGTAAGTAATTGATCCATTTGATCCATTATTCATCAAGAAGTCTTTGGCGAACTAAGGCGGCGGCCGAGCTCGAGTGCTTTCAGCGCTTCGCCGGCATACCCGTTCTCCTCCAGCGGTTGGGCGATATACTTGAAATCGTCGGCCGAGACGGCATACCGTTCCAATCCTTCATCAAGAATCTTCTGGTACTCCTCCCATGCCGCATCGATCCCGCCGGACAAGGCGATGCCGGTCAAATGATGGGCCAGATTGCGCTGGACTTCGCCGGTCCCCTCACCTAGCAGCAGGTCCAGAATGCCTTTCATCAGCACCTTGAGACCGACATAATCGTCGTTCATCATGAGGGTGACGCCGAAGCCTGCCTCCGGCAAGAGCACCAGATAACTGCGGAAGCCGGTATCTTGTCCGGTATGGGATACGGCTCTGCGTCCGCGGTACGAGCCCGTGAACCAGCCGAGGGCGATTCCATCCATCCAATCTCCATAGCCTATGTCGGCCCGGGTGGTCCACATCTCCCCTTGGCTGCCTTCCTCAAGCAGCCTCTTTCCCTCTGCCGCCTGCTCCGGCTTCAGATAAGCCAGCATGAGCCGGCAGCTGTCCACCGCGTTCATATACAAGGTCGAGCTCGGTCCATGCGCCCTGTGATAAGGAAAAACAAGGCTTTTCTGAGGTCCGTAGCGTCCTTCGGGAGCTCCGAGAATATGCGGTGCCGCCAGCTGTGCCGACGGCACCTCCGCCAGTAGGAACGTGCTTTCTTCCATCCCCGCAGGCCGCAGCACATGCTCCTGCATGTACGCTTCGAAGGACATTCCGCTGACCTTGGCGATGACGTCTCCCAGCAGCTCGAAACCGATATTGCTGTATGCATGCTCCTCCCCGGGATTCCGGTCCAGGCTGCGTGCGGCGAGGCCGCGGATATACCGCTCCAGACTGCCCTCGTCATCCTCCGGCCGGTCCCACTGGAAGTCGTCCTCGTCGGGCATTCCGGAGGTATGGCTGAGCAGGTCGCGGATCGTCGCCTCGCGCTCCCGGCCGTCGGCAAGCTTGAAGTAAGGGACGTAGTCGCTCGCGGGAGCGTCCAGATTCAATCGGCCTTGCTCCGCCAGCTGCATGACGGCCGTAGCCACCAGGGGCTTGGATACCGATGCCAGGTGAAAAAGAGTGTGCTCGTCCACGGGCTCGCCCGTACCGGCATCGCGGACTCCGTATCCGCGGGTAAAAACTCCATCTGCGGCAACGATGCCCACCGCAAGGCCGGGCAGCGGCTCCTGTGCCGCGAAGCCGGCCAGCAAAGCGTCCAGGCGCTCCATGTCGAAATCATTTCGGCTCATGATGAATCCTCCCGTTCATATTCGGTTTTATTGAGAGTCAGGAACATCGATGAGTCATGCCAATGGATTCACGCCCTTCCGTATTGGCTTCATTTTATACGGATTCCGGCCGCGATGGCGGGTAGAAAACAGGTAGAGAATGGATTGCGGCAATCCGGTTCGCGGCTGACTGGTTTGAGGTTGGCTGGTTCGCGGCTGGGATTTCCGAATGCCTCGGATCGTTATCCAACAGCCGACGCCGCGCGAGCCCCTAGCCCGGCTGCAGGTGCAATTCGCCTTTATTTGTTCTCGCCCTTGATAAAAATGACCCAAATAGGCTATGCTAAAGCCACTTATTTTCAACAGAGGAGGCCGATGTCAAATGACGACTGCATACGCGACTTACACGCTGATTGTCCCGACGCCGGTCCCTGACGGAGCAAGCCGATTCTGATCCGCAGCCCGCTTCTGCCATGACGGCAGAGGCGGGCGTCGATCGTCGGCGCCGCAGGAGACCATTGGTCTCCTGCGGTTTTTTTATGCCCGCGGGATCCAGAGATCGCGGGCCTGCTATAGGCCCGCATGCCATCTTGGCCCGCGGTGCCATGCCTGACAAGGCAAGCCCGCATGTTCGCTGCGGGCTTTTTGCTTTTTCCATCCAACCCACGAAAAGAGGAACCCGCCTTGACCTTGAATACAAACGAGCCTGACGAGATGAACAACCGGAATGAAACCTGGACAGAAACGGACCCTAACCCACGAAAAGAGGAATCTGATTTGAACCTGAAACCAAGTGAATGGAATGAACCAACCGAAACGAATGATCCGGTTGAAGGCCATGGGCTCCGCAGCTACGGCTGGAACGGCTCCTGGCAGGAACGGCTGGAGGCGGCTCGAATGCAGACAGGCATCGCCGGCCTGGAGCCCGCCCGCATCGTCGCCCAGTTCTCCCACCTATACCGGCTGGCCGCCGAATCCGGCGAGCATCTGGCTGAAGTGACCGGGCGCTATTCGTTCGACGCTTCCCGCAAGACCGACTACCCCGCGGTCGGCGACTGGGTGCTGGCCTCCGTGCCGAAGCCCGGCGACAGCTCCCGCGCCAGCATCCATGCCCTGCTCGAGCGGAGCTCCGCGCTGATCCGCAAGGAAGCCGGGCAGGTGCAGGACGGACAGGTCGTCGCAGCCAACATGGACTATCTGTTCCTCACGACGGCGATGAACCACGACTTCAATCTGCGCCGCATCGAGCGGTATCTGGTGGCGGCCTGGGAAAGCGGCTCGACGCCGGTCGTCCTGCTCACCAAGGCCGATCTCGCCGACGATCCCGATGATCTGGTGCGGCAGGTCGAGGACGCCGCTCCCGGCGTGCCGGTCCACGCCGTCAGCGCGCAGGAGAATGAGGGCCTGGAACAGCTCCGGCCGTACATGCGGCCGGGAGCGACAATCGCAGTTGCCGGCTCCTCCGGCGTCGGCAAGTCCACGCTGCTCAACTGGCTCGCCGGAAGCGAGGAGCAGCGCGTGCAGGGCGTCAGAGGCGGAGACGACCGGGGACGGCATACGACGACTCACCGAGAGCTGTTCCGGCTCCCCGGCGGCGCGCTGCTGATGGATACCCCCGGCATGCGCGAGCTGCAGCTGTGGGACAGCGAAGGCTCTCCCGACGGCCATGCAGGCGCCTTCTCCGATATCGAGGAGCTTGCCTCCCGCTGCCGCTACACCGACTGCACCCATAGCAAGCGCGAGCAGGGGTGCGCCGTGAAGTCGGCGCTTGCCGACGGCACGCTGGATGCCGGACGGTATGAAAACTATTTGAAAACTGGACGCGAGCTCGCCCGTGTCGCCCGCAAGGAGCAGTCCGCCGCGCGCAAGACGATCACGCCCGCCGAGAACCGGCTGCGCAACAAGCAGGAGCGCCGCAGCGCCAAGAAAGCGACCAGCGAATGGGATTGACCGGCGCCAAGGGAGGAATGACGCTGTCGTACTTACTTTCGCCAAATGAAGCGCATGACGCCGAGCGCTGGCTCTCGCCAAAAGTACACCATTGACGCTGCTGTCGGCCTCGCGCCCAGCAACGCCTTCTTCGCCGTGAGGCTCTTCGTCCGGCCTGCCTCGATTTGGAGCATAGCGATCCGTAAGAAACGGTCCCCCCGATGTCGTGGTATTCTGATCGTACTTGCCTCATGAAGCTCGGCGCCGATGAAGCCGAAGCAACTGCAGGCAGGAATATGAAAGCACGCGGAGGGAATGTCTTGAAAATCTCCCATATACGCCTGTTCGTGCCCAGTGTCCGGGACAGCTTTTTGTTCTACCGGGACATTCTGGGTCTCCAGGTGCTACACGGCACCGAAGATACCCCTTATGCCGAGTTCCTCACGGGGGACATCCGCCTCGCGCTGGAACCGCCGCTCACCGGCGACGGGCTGGCGGCGATGGACCGCACGCATGAATTTTGCGCGAGCGACCGGATGGCCGTCATCCTCAAGGTGGACGATGTCGACGCGGCATACAGAGAGCTGAGGGACAAGAAGATCGAGTTTGTCAAAGAGCCGCATGACACCCCCGAATGGGGACATCGGGTCGCTTACCTCCGCGATCCGGCCGGCAATTTGATCGAGCTGAACGCAGGGCTCTGAGCACAGCCCTGAGCAAGCTTTAAGCAGGACCTTGAGCGCAGCCACGAGCACGCATCGGGCTGGACCGCTTGCCGGCCAGCTCTCCTTTCCCCGCCTCTGGCGATGAGACCGGCTTTGGGCGGTCAGGCTTCGGACATCGGCGGCAAGCCAAAAAAGCTGTTCCTACGCCGGACTTCGGCTTTTGGAACAGCTTTTTTCGTCATGCATCCTATCATGCACTTTCTCGACACTGTCATGCACTCTTCAAGCTTTATTTCTCCATCTCGCTCCACAGCCTTGGATGGGTTCAACCCGCATACTGACTGTCCCGTCCTTGCAGCAGCAAGCGTCCGTCAGCCGATGATCCGCGCCACCCGCGTCAGGATCTCCTGCGTGGAAGCCTCGTCGTTCACATCGTATTCGTCGATGTTCAGCCGGAGCACCGGACAGGCGCTGAACTCGCCGATCCACTTGGCGTAGCGGGCATGCATATGCTCCCAGTACGATACGTCGGTCTGGA encodes:
- the yicI gene encoding alpha-xylosidase — its product is MKFTDGNWLIREGYSVESAMQVHDCRAEDGVLTAYASTTPLTGRGSMINTQLLTIRFHSPLPGVIGVKLSHFEGAVDRGPHFGLHGGDAAAAGHAETTETDAYAELKSGNLSVRIDKGGQCSVSFFRSGERLTGSGFKSIAHVTGPDGEAYMREELDLSVGELVYGLGERFTAFVKNGQAVDIWNRDGGTSSEQAYKNIPFYLTSRGYGVFINDPGAVSLEIASEKVKKVQFSIPGEALEYFVIDGPTPKEVLGRYTDLTGKPALPPAWTFGLWLSTSFTTEYDEATVNAFVDGMAERDLPLSVFHFDCFWMKEFHWTDFKWDERVFPDPAGMLARLKEKGLKICVWINPYIGQRSRLFEEGRSRGYLVRKPNGDVWQTNLWQPGMALVDFTNPDACAWYAGYLDELMDMGVDSFKTDFGERIPTDVAYQDGAHPEGMHNYYTFLYNKVVFEALERKLGRGEAAVFARSATAGGQQFPVHWGGDCYADYESMAESLRGGLSLGLSGFGFWSHDIGGFENTAPAHVFKRWLQFGLLSTHSRLHGSTSYRVPWAYDEESVEVTRTFTKLKMKLMPYLYSVAVEAREQGVPGMRAMLLEFPEDPAAETLDRQYMLGGSLLVAPVFSESGDVSYYVPEGRWTSLLTGEAVEGGRWRKERHGFLSLPLLVRPNTLLALGAVDSRPDYDYADSVELALYALEDGASASAAVCDTSGAVQLKAQVSRSGSRLELRASGSGKPLRLSLHGGTGEIAEVAGEGARLADGAVVLDGFAGEASAVIILR
- a CDS encoding AraC family transcriptional regulator produces the protein MEELDRSLFKEENVRDGAGRLFGSYEYRYGPGEHVVDAHWHNEMEWFYVAEGEVRFQVGVDTLVLQAGEAAFVDAGELHAGHASGSAGCSFYALVFDPALLSGAVYDAVEEKLIQPLRDRSATFPRRALPDAGLGSGLLEELAAIRKACREQKPGYEAEVKGRLLLMLAVLHADGEAADRRIRHEAARPPEGDALKVERLKRVIEFIRLHYGQPIRIAELAALIPLSEGQFIRFFRGMTGQTPIGYIKAYRIRQAALLLRETDRRIADIALETGFDNVSYFIRSFQAAMKSTPSDFRRRREPAR
- a CDS encoding DUF3817 domain-containing protein, with translation MLTSAVGRFRLISLLEGSSFLILLFIAMPLKYWGDWHAGVTIVGGAHGALFVLYMFALLHAVIAARWKLMRVAGAFAAAFIPFGTFVLDSRIRKNP
- a CDS encoding glycoside hydrolase family 3 C-terminal domain-containing protein, which translates into the protein MSTGTYAYPFLNPGLPLKERAKSLVALLTLEEKISLMSQYQAEIPRLGIAKYKHGTEGAHGIAWLGEATVFPQPIGLAATWNDELMKEIGKAISEEARVYYGRDPERNGLTIWAPTVDMERDPRWGRTEEAYGEDPYLTGKLTASLVRGMQGDDPFYLRAAATLKHFYANNNEKERGFFSASIDPRNKREYYLKAFEPAFREGGAVSMMTAYNSVNGIPCNLLEDVNGIVRDEWGMDGFVVSDAGDVLGTVNDHGFLASYAEAVAQSIRSGIDSITDDSETVHRAVRDALDRGLLDEGDLDRALVHTFSVRIRLGEWDAENPYADVPESRLCAPEHAALARRAARESVVLLRNEAPDGAPEFPRSGSRGVTPLLPLPADGSIAVIGPLADEAFVDWYSGTPPYRVTPLAGIRERLGSAGEADFQTGSDIVRLRSLSSGRYVGQARALTADAENSESAETFERTDWGCGNLTLRALSSGLLVTEGEEGLEAAAAEARGWFVKEVFSLKEEEEGGLLLTWNGTPVGMAAEGRLMPVSQDGPENFDAADAANPGAAEEAARAERMRRRQKPSKPERFAIEIVSRGLETAAAAAAAASAAVIVVGNQPFIGGKEDADRTGLALAESQQALIRAVAAANPRTAVVLVSSYPFALEGTEEAVPSLLQVCHAGQELGSAVAGALFGDYSPAGRLPMTWYRSEEGLPPLFDYDVIRQGRTYQYWPGEVLYPFGHGLSYSEFRYGGLTVDREAVAAGETALVSLEVANTGKMAADEVVQLYVRVEGSRVKRPLRKLAGFKRVALQPGETATVPFALDSRELEVWDVTRGRFALERGRCMLMAGASSADIRCMAELDIAGEEIPPRSLNLWTPAVHYDDCGSIRIDACTEGGDSAAPAGGSGWLLFRDCLLPEGEAVFEARVAGAGAGMIELRLDGPEGPLVGRCPVPRTGGPQAWTHLEEKVTLPASPEGMERRTLALLPSGDVRLSRFRLG
- a CDS encoding SRPBCC domain-containing protein — its product is MMANIEHLQTVNVPASTVYEALTTAKGLSEIWTNELIVNDQIGGINEFLFGGKGITKMRVDELVPDKKILWTCVDSDPEWIGTVISFDMEEKNGRTSILFRQMNWKEVTSFYRLCNYNWAIFLYSLKQYCEEGEGLPYQKRKF
- a CDS encoding serine hydrolase domain-containing protein produces the protein MSRNDFDMERLDALLAGFAAQEPLPGLAVGIVAADGVFTRGYGVRDAGTGEPVDEHTLFHLASVSKPLVATAVMQLAEQGRLNLDAPASDYVPYFKLADGREREATIRDLLSHTSGMPDEDDFQWDRPEDDEGSLERYIRGLAARSLDRNPGEEHAYSNIGFELLGDVIAKVSGMSFEAYMQEHVLRPAGMEESTFLLAEVPSAQLAAPHILGAPEGRYGPQKSLVFPYHRAHGPSSTLYMNAVDSCRLMLAYLKPEQAAEGKRLLEEGSQGEMWTTRADIGYGDWMDGIALGWFTGSYRGRRAVSHTGQDTGFRSYLVLLPEAGFGVTLMMNDDYVGLKVLMKGILDLLLGEGTGEVQRNLAHHLTGIALSGGIDAAWEEYQKILDEGLERYAVSADDFKYIAQPLEENGYAGEALKALELGRRLSSPKTS